One window of Rhodothermales bacterium genomic DNA carries:
- the lspA gene encoding signal peptidase II: MAEEKPHSDTPDSEAPAETNAAAPESAAAGTHADGAVKPPAETNGGAPGSVASQATGPEQSVADEIERALDGEADLPATQFQRRESESAADGGEIEPAGEEIEEATAVVVPPEPAAEPVEAPASTEGEDSQAGAPEVMPLPAPKLDTGKTNYTPLLIAAAIIVLVDQVTKITVLKNMDYGQSIPVIGDWLRLTYTENPGMAFGIELGAPALVTIFSIVATILIVVYLARVGRLYAPYRYSLSLVLGGAVGNIIDRVFYGAIWYDEPLFLGRVVDFIHVNLWRGHVPEAIPFIGGNYIALFPIWNVADMAIVTGVAGILIFQRSFHRAMAAMEVSASPVVAGTAPIDGVAPNDPLAPDSEAAPK; this comes from the coding sequence TTGGCAGAAGAGAAGCCCCACAGCGACACCCCCGACTCGGAGGCGCCGGCAGAGACGAATGCTGCGGCGCCGGAATCAGCCGCGGCCGGCACTCACGCTGACGGTGCCGTGAAGCCCCCGGCGGAGACGAACGGCGGGGCGCCGGGCTCGGTCGCCAGTCAGGCAACGGGTCCCGAGCAGTCCGTGGCGGACGAAATCGAACGCGCGCTCGACGGCGAGGCCGACCTGCCTGCCACGCAGTTTCAACGCCGTGAATCCGAATCGGCGGCGGACGGTGGGGAAATCGAACCTGCAGGGGAGGAGATCGAGGAAGCTACTGCGGTTGTGGTTCCCCCGGAGCCCGCTGCGGAGCCCGTGGAGGCCCCGGCATCGACCGAGGGTGAAGACTCGCAGGCCGGCGCGCCGGAGGTGATGCCGCTTCCTGCACCAAAACTGGATACGGGCAAGACCAACTACACGCCGCTGTTGATTGCCGCGGCGATCATTGTTCTTGTTGACCAGGTCACGAAGATCACGGTCCTGAAGAACATGGACTACGGTCAGAGCATCCCCGTCATCGGGGACTGGCTGAGGTTGACCTACACCGAGAATCCGGGCATGGCGTTCGGCATCGAGCTCGGGGCACCCGCGCTCGTGACGATCTTCTCCATTGTCGCCACCATCCTCATCGTGGTGTATCTGGCTCGGGTTGGACGACTCTACGCGCCTTACCGGTACAGCCTGTCGCTGGTACTTGGGGGAGCTGTGGGCAACATCATAGATCGTGTCTTCTACGGCGCCATCTGGTACGACGAGCCGCTATTCCTCGGGCGCGTTGTGGACTTTATCCATGTCAACCTTTGGCGAGGTCATGTGCCGGAGGCGATCCCGTTCATAGGCGGCAACTACATCGCCCTGTTTCCCATCTGGAACGTGGCAGACATGGCCATCGTGACGGGTGTCGCCGGGATTCTGATCTTTCAGCGTTCGTTCCACCGAGCGATGGCGGCCATGGAGGTCTCGGCGAGTCCGGTTGTGGCGGGCACGGCACCCATCGACGGCGTAGCGCCAAACGACCCACTGGCTCCCGATAGCGAAGCGGCGCCCAAGTAG
- a CDS encoding carboxypeptidase-like regulatory domain-containing protein, whose protein sequence is MSRTNTIAGAGMRTLVLLLLLVAALPVREAAAQDATYTFAWRGTPLDETLRQFQAAADLNIVWLPILVEGKRVYCVARDERVEGVLQCILRGTGLDFYRRSSGTYVIEAAIEAPPLWGNMRGIVVDSGTGQPVPSAHVYLAEAQRGRVANESGMFAFDRLLPGEYAVQVSHIGYQTTSRQIVIEPGGSVRPEIELTAQAVLLAPLVLEGLAMQPSSTVLGFALAEQEDLTSGLGTANSLQGLDALMGVRVNDATGDVHIQGGDAGEHQFRLDGAPVFIPLNVASFIGPFSPFALGSIRINKAGFGAPLGSHISGVIEARHDLRYALRGLNPEAGFASRSLVQADPLSINARFSGVHAGRDMRATVMGASRIGLWSLSAPRSLSNLLDDWNLIDSFLLSAFAERNTPFDTFPPIGSPSMQFGDLHLAGEVKRNLQTLGASLFLGGSQLGNDLSGIDVSSTGGIVDIDSLGQLSDVYFWRTATAQVSYDAVLSARSLGSLQARYSRYGLRHDFVARDQITLASPEDDGNRVSEAGLSAGIDYTLSDRHYAEAGIEAVLTSDRVRIAGSQQLPLEHSFSGWRFASFVQDKMQVGRHAVLEMGSRFTYLAARKSLYAEPRLAARLDFPGTRSGDWSFYLGSGIYRQFVNQFDVSSRSPRTFVSSTRFWMAVDSSVAPPKSGHLTGEVLWRPAPRWTVSAESHYKRHYHILALDYAASTDVPNLAQSDFLRSSSGSTRGYSLVLKRSFGLSSLQARYEYTDGRRRIQGTDRLLTVPWGEPHRVELSTNVMPRAGMVLLARWRMISGRTWGFRQAYYDFLGAYSNDLDRLLESTINTGTGERIRRQAEHYALTEPDTHKLPDLVQLDVGAGYSFELGPVGMQARLDVINLLGRTNTADWRFVLDKERYYSSTPDSGILDRGVRELLPRVVTFAVRASW, encoded by the coding sequence ATGTCGCGGACGAATACCATAGCCGGCGCCGGGATGCGAACCCTGGTGCTGCTTCTGCTGCTGGTCGCGGCCTTGCCCGTCAGGGAAGCCGCTGCCCAGGACGCCACGTACACGTTTGCCTGGCGCGGCACGCCGCTGGATGAGACACTCCGGCAATTTCAGGCGGCGGCCGACCTGAACATCGTCTGGCTTCCAATTCTTGTGGAAGGCAAACGGGTCTATTGTGTCGCCCGCGACGAGCGGGTCGAGGGCGTGCTGCAGTGCATTCTGCGGGGCACGGGCCTGGACTTCTACCGTCGCTCGTCCGGCACGTACGTCATCGAGGCCGCGATCGAGGCTCCTCCCCTCTGGGGCAACATGCGTGGCATCGTGGTGGACTCGGGTACCGGCCAGCCGGTGCCTTCGGCGCACGTTTATCTGGCTGAAGCCCAGCGCGGCCGCGTGGCCAATGAGAGCGGCATGTTCGCTTTCGACAGGTTGCTGCCGGGCGAGTACGCCGTACAGGTATCCCACATCGGCTACCAGACCACCTCCAGGCAAATTGTCATCGAGCCGGGCGGCTCCGTTCGCCCGGAAATCGAACTCACCGCCCAGGCAGTCCTGCTAGCCCCCCTCGTACTGGAGGGTCTGGCCATGCAGCCCTCGTCCACGGTGCTGGGATTCGCCCTCGCCGAACAGGAGGATCTTACCAGCGGCTTGGGCACCGCAAACAGCCTGCAAGGCCTGGATGCCCTGATGGGCGTGCGTGTGAACGACGCGACCGGAGACGTGCATATCCAGGGCGGCGACGCCGGGGAGCATCAGTTCAGGCTCGACGGAGCGCCGGTGTTCATCCCGCTCAACGTCGCGTCTTTCATCGGACCGTTCAGTCCGTTTGCGCTCGGATCGATCCGAATCAACAAGGCGGGCTTCGGCGCCCCGCTGGGAAGTCACATCTCGGGTGTGATCGAGGCGCGCCATGACTTGCGCTACGCCCTGCGCGGCCTCAATCCCGAGGCCGGATTCGCCTCTCGCTCGCTTGTTCAGGCCGACCCGCTCAGCATCAATGCACGCTTCTCCGGCGTGCACGCGGGACGCGATATGCGCGCGACCGTCATGGGGGCATCGCGCATCGGCTTGTGGTCCCTGTCCGCGCCGCGCAGTCTCTCAAACCTGCTGGACGACTGGAATCTCATCGACAGCTTCCTGCTGTCTGCCTTTGCCGAACGCAACACGCCCTTCGACACCTTCCCGCCCATCGGCAGCCCCAGCATGCAGTTCGGCGATCTGCACCTGGCCGGAGAGGTCAAGCGCAACCTGCAAACGCTCGGCGCCTCTCTGTTTCTGGGTGGCAGCCAGCTCGGCAACGACCTCTCCGGCATCGACGTCTCCAGCACGGGAGGCATCGTGGACATAGACAGTTTGGGCCAGCTGTCGGACGTCTACTTCTGGCGGACAGCCACGGCGCAAGTATCCTATGATGCCGTGCTTTCGGCGCGATCCCTGGGCTCACTGCAGGCCCGGTACTCCCGATACGGCCTGCGCCACGACTTCGTAGCCCGGGATCAGATTACACTCGCCTCCCCGGAGGACGATGGAAATCGCGTTTCGGAGGCTGGCCTCTCTGCAGGAATCGACTATACGCTCTCCGACCGGCACTACGCAGAAGCCGGTATCGAAGCGGTTCTCACATCGGATCGCGTGCGAATCGCCGGCAGCCAGCAGCTGCCTCTTGAGCACAGCTTCTCCGGTTGGCGCTTCGCGTCCTTTGTACAGGACAAAATGCAGGTGGGTCGGCATGCGGTGCTCGAAATGGGAAGCCGGTTCACCTACCTGGCTGCCAGGAAGTCGCTCTACGCCGAGCCCCGCCTGGCGGCGCGACTGGATTTCCCGGGCACCCGTTCCGGCGATTGGTCCTTTTACCTCGGCAGTGGCATCTACCGTCAGTTTGTCAACCAGTTTGATGTCTCCAGTCGCAGCCCGCGCACGTTTGTCTCGTCCACCCGGTTCTGGATGGCTGTCGACTCAAGCGTCGCTCCCCCCAAGTCCGGCCATCTGACGGGCGAAGTACTGTGGCGGCCGGCCCCCCGGTGGACCGTCAGTGCGGAGAGCCACTACAAGCGGCACTACCACATTCTTGCCCTCGACTATGCGGCATCTACCGACGTGCCCAACCTTGCCCAGTCTGATTTCCTTCGCTCGTCCAGCGGAAGCACCCGGGGCTATTCCCTGGTCCTGAAACGATCATTCGGCCTCTCCAGCCTGCAGGCCCGATACGAGTACACGGACGGCCGACGCCGCATTCAGGGCACGGACCGGCTACTCACCGTGCCCTGGGGTGAGCCTCATCGCGTGGAACTCTCCACGAACGTCATGCCTCGAGCGGGCATGGTCCTGCTGGCGCGTTGGCGCATGATCTCCGGTCGGACCTGGGGATTCCGACAGGCCTACTACGATTTTCTCGGTGCCTACTCGAACGACCTCGATCGCCTGCTCGAGTCCACCATCAACACGGGCACCGGTGAGCGGATTCGGCGACAGGCTGAGCACTACGCATTGACCGAACCCGACACCCACAAGCTGCCCGATTTGGTGCAGCTGGACGTCGGCGCCGGCTACTCGTTCGAGTTGGGACCGGTCGGCATGCAGGCACGCCTGGACGTCATCAACCTGCTTGGTCGTACCAACACGGCAGACTGGCGGTTCGTCCTGGACAAGGAGCGCTACTACAGTTCGACACCGGACTCCGGCATTCTGGACCGAGGAGTGCGTGAGCTGCTGCCGCGCGTGGTGACCTTCGCAGTCAGAGCCAGCTGGTAG
- a CDS encoding RNA polymerase sigma-70 factor has protein sequence MSDVSEGQFRIWSIAIRSSDREAFAALFENMHDPLYRYADYIVRDREAAADLVQEAFAKIWQVRDSLDPERSLKALLFQMVRNASLNHERHKKRRRTEALDAGSELSSDEHSVEDYIDADTLGSKINSWINAMPERRKEAFLLSRREGLSHEEISKLMGLAPKTVNNHIVLALQHIRKKLDAYREAGVEVR, from the coding sequence ATGTCTGACGTTTCGGAAGGGCAGTTTCGGATCTGGTCGATCGCCATACGGTCTTCTGACCGGGAAGCTTTCGCCGCCCTGTTTGAAAACATGCACGACCCGTTGTATCGCTATGCGGACTACATCGTGCGTGATCGGGAGGCTGCAGCGGACCTGGTTCAGGAGGCCTTTGCCAAGATCTGGCAGGTCCGGGATTCGCTTGACCCAGAGCGTTCGCTGAAGGCGCTTCTGTTTCAGATGGTGCGAAATGCATCGCTCAACCATGAGCGACACAAGAAGCGCCGTCGGACAGAGGCTCTGGATGCCGGCTCAGAACTCTCTTCGGACGAACATTCTGTAGAGGACTACATCGACGCCGATACCCTCGGTAGCAAGATCAACTCCTGGATCAACGCGATGCCCGAACGCCGGAAAGAGGCGTTCCTGCTGAGCCGCCGGGAGGGTCTGAGCCACGAGGAGATATCGAAGTTGATGGGCCTCGCGCCAAAGACTGTCAACAACCACATCGTGCTAGCCCTGCAGCACATACGGAAGAAACTGGACGCCTACCGCGAGGCAGGCGTGGAAGTCCGTTAG
- a CDS encoding TraR/DksA C4-type zinc finger protein, whose protein sequence is MSETKTTTTPFSSKELEHFRGLIHEKRASAQDDIGRMRDQLADAREQAENDTAYSFHMADAGTDAMEREKLYLMIARQQKYVGYLDRALERIENGTYGICKVTGNPIAKERLEAVPHTEISIEAKLQQKKR, encoded by the coding sequence ATGAGTGAAACCAAGACGACGACGACTCCATTTTCTTCGAAGGAACTGGAGCACTTCCGCGGCCTGATTCACGAGAAGCGCGCTTCCGCACAGGACGACATCGGCCGTATGCGCGACCAGCTGGCAGATGCGCGCGAGCAGGCCGAGAACGACACGGCCTACAGCTTTCACATGGCTGATGCCGGGACGGACGCCATGGAGCGCGAGAAGCTGTACCTGATGATCGCACGCCAGCAGAAGTACGTCGGCTACCTGGATCGGGCCCTGGAGCGCATCGAAAACGGCACGTACGGGATCTGCAAAGTCACCGGCAATCCCATCGCGAAGGAGCGCCTGGAGGCGGTCCCGCACACCGAGATCTCCATCGAGGCCAAGCTCCAGCAGAAGAAGCGCTAG
- a CDS encoding FecR domain-containing protein → MRNAGSYDSLQRVLAEVPADEREVLKEAWELAGDAPAVDAGVKARSWQALAAMTAERPSVRLSPSVAPRQAAPVRMLRLVRTSVFRQYTAVAASLLLFVMAGYLTHPSQSVYRAGDAVASINLVDGTSVDLAPHTELRVSDGFAVSDRSVDLDGEAFFDVTPASESGDLPFRIGTFNSSVEVVGTAFNVRARESRFEYATQVAVEHGVVRVSGDDDEVRLTAGQGTRVATTVQAPQPVSVERATAWRFGGLAFDGVALGGVFEELERRFDLRIDATEAISRIEVNYWRETTIGIDQILADLADAVGAEIRPTANGFEVYQSERP, encoded by the coding sequence ATGCGTAACGCCGGATCATACGATTCCCTGCAACGCGTCCTTGCGGAGGTGCCTGCTGATGAGCGGGAGGTCCTCAAGGAGGCCTGGGAATTGGCGGGTGACGCCCCGGCAGTCGATGCCGGTGTGAAGGCCCGCTCGTGGCAGGCCCTGGCAGCCATGACGGCCGAGCGACCCTCCGTGCGGCTCTCGCCGAGCGTTGCGCCGCGACAGGCCGCACCGGTGCGCATGCTGCGTCTTGTACGCACCTCGGTGTTCCGCCAATACACGGCGGTAGCCGCGAGTCTGCTGCTGTTTGTAATGGCGGGCTACCTGACGCATCCCTCCCAGTCCGTGTACCGGGCCGGCGATGCGGTGGCTTCGATCAATCTGGTGGACGGCACAAGTGTGGACCTCGCTCCACACACAGAACTCCGTGTCTCAGACGGGTTTGCCGTCTCCGACCGCTCCGTAGACCTGGACGGTGAGGCCTTCTTCGATGTGACGCCCGCTTCGGAATCCGGCGACCTGCCGTTCCGCATCGGCACGTTTAATTCGTCCGTGGAAGTGGTCGGGACCGCCTTCAACGTGCGGGCCCGGGAATCCCGGTTTGAGTACGCGACACAGGTTGCGGTCGAGCACGGTGTCGTGCGCGTGTCCGGTGATGACGACGAGGTACGGTTGACCGCCGGTCAGGGTACTCGTGTCGCCACGACCGTACAGGCTCCCCAACCGGTTTCGGTAGAGCGCGCCACGGCATGGCGCTTCGGCGGTCTGGCCTTTGATGGTGTCGCCCTCGGTGGGGTGTTTGAAGAGCTCGAGCGACGCTTCGACCTGCGTATCGACGCTACCGAGGCCATCAGTCGCATCGAGGTCAACTACTGGCGGGAGACGACGATCGGCATAGACCAGATTCTCGCGGACCTGGCCGATGCGGTGGGTGCCGAGATCCGGCCCACGGCGAACGGGTTCGAGGTGTATCAGAGCGAGCGGCCGTAG
- the lepA gene encoding elongation factor 4: protein MSYDLSRIRNFCIIAHIDHGKSTLADRLLERTGTLTSREMEAQVLDSMDLERERGITIKSHAIRMQYQGADSQEYTLNLIDTPGHVDFTYEVSRALKACEGAILVVDAAQGIEAQTISNLFLAMENDLEIIPVMNKVDLPSSNPDVVAQSIENLIGEPAEDVLRISAKTGEGVDELLEAIVRRVPAPTGSADAPLKALIFDSVFNTYRGSIVYARVFDGTLQKGQRMRFMSNGREYDAEELGFLRLNMEPVKKLRAGEVGYVIGSVKDVKDTRVGDTITTARGGATEPISGFRDVKPMVFSGVYPTNSEDFEDLRASLDKLQLNDAALTYEPETSAALGFGFRVGFLGLLHMEIIQERLDREFGLDIITTVPNVKYIVQRTDGSDMVVDNPSLMPHTGVISEIREPYVKAEIITPSEYIGNLMQLCQERRGVYKNTQYLDTERVNLVYDLPLAEIVFDFYDKLKSLSRGYASFDYEFTDYQTSHLVKLDVMINGDPVDALSTIVHREKAYEMGRKLTRKLRELIPRQMFEVALQATIGTRVIARETVRAMRKDVTAKCYGGDISRKRKLLEKQKEGKKRMKQVGRVEVPQEAFLAVLSMDE, encoded by the coding sequence ATGAGCTACGATCTCAGCCGGATACGCAACTTCTGCATTATTGCGCACATCGACCACGGGAAGAGCACCCTGGCCGATCGGCTGCTGGAGCGAACCGGAACCCTGACTTCCCGGGAGATGGAAGCCCAGGTGCTCGACTCCATGGACCTGGAGCGTGAGCGTGGGATCACCATCAAGAGCCACGCCATCCGGATGCAGTACCAGGGCGCGGACAGTCAGGAATACACCCTGAATCTCATCGACACGCCGGGCCACGTGGACTTCACCTATGAGGTCTCGCGAGCGCTGAAAGCGTGCGAGGGCGCGATTCTCGTGGTGGACGCGGCGCAGGGCATCGAGGCGCAGACCATTTCGAACCTGTTCCTGGCGATGGAGAATGATCTGGAGATCATTCCCGTCATGAACAAGGTGGACCTGCCGAGCTCCAACCCGGACGTGGTGGCGCAGTCCATCGAAAACCTGATCGGCGAGCCCGCTGAGGACGTTTTGCGCATCAGCGCCAAGACGGGAGAGGGCGTCGATGAACTCCTGGAGGCCATCGTCCGTCGGGTCCCGGCGCCGACTGGCTCGGCCGACGCACCGCTGAAAGCGCTGATTTTCGATTCAGTCTTTAACACGTACCGCGGCTCGATCGTGTACGCCCGTGTCTTCGACGGCACGCTCCAGAAGGGGCAGCGCATGCGGTTCATGTCCAACGGGCGCGAGTACGATGCGGAAGAGCTCGGCTTTCTGCGGCTGAACATGGAGCCGGTGAAGAAGCTTCGTGCCGGCGAGGTGGGCTACGTGATCGGATCCGTCAAGGACGTCAAGGACACGCGGGTCGGCGATACAATCACCACCGCCCGGGGCGGCGCTACCGAGCCTATTTCCGGCTTCCGGGACGTCAAGCCCATGGTGTTCTCGGGCGTATACCCGACGAACTCGGAGGACTTCGAAGATCTTCGGGCCTCGCTCGACAAGCTGCAGCTGAACGACGCCGCGCTGACCTACGAACCGGAAACCTCGGCCGCTCTCGGCTTCGGTTTCCGCGTCGGCTTCCTGGGCCTGCTCCACATGGAGATCATCCAGGAGCGTCTGGACCGCGAGTTCGGTCTCGACATCATCACCACAGTCCCGAACGTGAAGTACATCGTCCAGAGGACGGACGGATCGGACATGGTGGTGGACAACCCTAGCCTGATGCCCCATACGGGCGTGATTTCGGAGATCCGCGAGCCGTACGTCAAGGCGGAGATCATCACGCCGAGCGAGTACATCGGCAATCTGATGCAGCTTTGCCAGGAGCGCCGAGGGGTCTACAAGAACACCCAGTATCTCGATACCGAGCGGGTGAACCTCGTCTACGATCTTCCTTTGGCGGAGATCGTGTTTGACTTCTATGACAAACTGAAGAGCCTCAGCCGGGGCTATGCTTCGTTCGATTACGAGTTCACGGACTACCAGACCAGCCATCTGGTGAAGCTGGACGTGATGATCAACGGGGACCCGGTCGATGCGCTCTCCACCATTGTCCACCGGGAGAAGGCCTACGAGATGGGTCGCAAGCTGACTCGCAAGCTGCGAGAGCTGATTCCCCGTCAGATGTTTGAGGTGGCGCTCCAGGCTACGATCGGAACCCGCGTCATCGCGCGTGAAACCGTTCGGGCGATGCGCAAGGACGTAACGGCCAAGTGCTACGGCGGTGACATCTCCCGGAAGCGCAAGCTGCTGGAGAAGCAGAAGGAGGGCAAGAAGCGCATGAAGCAGGTCGGGCGCGTGGAAGTCCCTCAGGAAGCGTTTCTGGCTGTTCTGTCGATGGACGAGTAG
- a CDS encoding isoleucine--tRNA ligase → MSRFPEVKGLDHPAIEESILDDWSRDDIFGKSIAQREGAESFTFYEGPPTANGRPGIHHVMGRTIKDAFCRFKTMKGFQVARKAGWDTHGLPVEIEVEKELGLEGRHQVEEFGIQPYNDACRKSVLKYKDQWDTLTTRIGFWVNLDDPYITFKSSYIESVWWLLKQIYEKDLLYKGFKIQWYSPGSGTVLSSHEVSLGYREVQDPSIYTRFRLREDENAYFLAWTTTPWTTISNVALAVGRNIEYVRIRLTTEDIGEHDLILAEARLPVIKEEYEVVGRMTGAELLGKRYEPLYPYFEGQEETANAWRIVDADYVSTEDGTGIVHTAPAFGAEDHETAGKHGLPMVNPVNPDGTFTHEIDLVAGMWFKDADKVIARDLRDRGLMYRHETYLHNYPHDWRKGTPLMSYPVDSWFIRTTAIRDRLIELNNTINWQPKGIGTGRFGDWLVNNVDWALSRRRYWGTPLPIWQSDKPDSEYREIIGSIAELRAKCGDQIPADDDEVDLHRPFVDDLTWPAPDGGTMRRVEDLIDVWFDSGAMPFAQWHYPFENKELFERNFPADFIAEGVDQTRGWFYTLHAIGALVMDSVAYRNVVVNGLVLDEKGEKMSKSKGNAVDPFATIQEHGADVVRWYMMSNAPPWENLKFSDRGLGETQRKFFGTLGNVYAFFATYANIDGFTGEEPEVPVAERPEMDRWILSRLATTTIEVNQAYEDYNPTKAARAVERFVDELSNWYIRRNRRRFWSAKTGDGHSASKTAAYQTVARCLLDVAGMMAPIAPFFSDFLYRNLGGSAESVHLADFPEAPQTWIDADLEHRMDLARTISSVTLSLRNQSSINVRQPLAGIMVVTGVGVEEDVVESVREVILSEVNVKEIRYVHGASDVVRRQAKPNFKALGRRLGPLMKPVGAAIRGMTSEDIDAYLSSGSVTFPANGEEVTLSGEDIEILSEGIQGWLVGQEGAVTVALDVNRTPELVREGLAREVVNRVQNMRKQAGYEVSDRVLIQYEASTGLADAVAAFADRIRNETLAVELDRSLQPEGDLVERFDIEAEHITLSVNRVSE, encoded by the coding sequence ATGTCCCGTTTTCCCGAAGTCAAAGGGCTTGATCATCCTGCCATCGAGGAGTCGATCCTCGACGACTGGTCACGCGACGACATTTTCGGCAAGAGCATCGCACAGCGGGAAGGTGCCGAATCGTTTACGTTCTATGAAGGCCCCCCGACGGCCAACGGGCGTCCTGGTATCCATCATGTGATGGGGCGCACCATCAAGGATGCCTTCTGCCGGTTCAAGACCATGAAGGGATTCCAGGTGGCGCGCAAGGCGGGCTGGGACACGCATGGGCTGCCGGTAGAGATTGAAGTCGAGAAAGAGTTGGGCCTGGAAGGCCGGCATCAGGTAGAAGAGTTCGGCATCCAGCCGTACAACGACGCCTGTCGCAAGAGCGTGCTCAAGTACAAGGACCAGTGGGACACGCTCACCACCCGCATCGGATTCTGGGTCAACCTGGATGATCCATACATCACGTTCAAGTCCTCGTACATCGAGTCCGTCTGGTGGCTGCTGAAGCAGATTTATGAGAAGGACCTGCTGTACAAGGGGTTCAAGATCCAGTGGTATAGCCCGGGCTCCGGCACGGTGCTCTCCAGCCATGAGGTGAGTCTGGGCTACAGGGAGGTGCAGGATCCATCGATCTACACACGATTCCGCCTGCGCGAGGACGAGAACGCCTACTTCCTGGCCTGGACCACCACGCCCTGGACTACGATCTCCAACGTGGCCCTGGCCGTCGGCCGGAATATCGAGTACGTGCGTATCCGCCTGACGACGGAGGATATCGGCGAGCACGACCTGATTCTGGCGGAGGCCCGTCTGCCGGTAATCAAGGAGGAGTACGAGGTGGTCGGCCGGATGACCGGTGCAGAGCTGCTCGGCAAGCGGTATGAGCCGCTGTATCCCTATTTCGAGGGTCAGGAGGAGACGGCAAATGCGTGGCGCATCGTGGATGCGGACTATGTCTCGACCGAAGACGGTACCGGCATCGTGCACACGGCCCCGGCCTTTGGCGCTGAGGACCACGAAACGGCCGGCAAACACGGTCTTCCGATGGTCAATCCGGTGAATCCGGACGGTACGTTCACGCACGAAATCGACCTTGTGGCCGGCATGTGGTTCAAGGACGCCGACAAGGTCATCGCCCGTGATCTCCGTGACCGGGGTCTGATGTACCGCCACGAGACCTACCTGCACAACTATCCGCATGACTGGCGCAAGGGCACGCCACTCATGAGCTACCCCGTGGATTCGTGGTTTATCCGCACGACCGCGATACGGGACCGGCTGATCGAGCTGAACAACACCATCAACTGGCAGCCGAAGGGCATCGGAACCGGGCGGTTTGGCGATTGGCTCGTGAACAACGTGGACTGGGCGCTCAGCCGACGCCGTTACTGGGGTACGCCACTGCCTATCTGGCAGTCAGACAAGCCGGATTCGGAGTACCGGGAGATCATCGGCTCGATCGCTGAGCTTCGCGCCAAGTGCGGCGACCAGATCCCGGCCGACGACGACGAGGTGGACCTGCACCGCCCATTTGTCGATGATCTGACGTGGCCCGCTCCCGATGGGGGAACGATGCGCCGCGTGGAGGACCTGATTGATGTCTGGTTCGACTCGGGCGCCATGCCGTTTGCACAGTGGCACTACCCCTTCGAGAACAAGGAGTTGTTCGAGCGCAACTTCCCGGCGGACTTCATCGCCGAAGGTGTGGATCAGACTCGGGGCTGGTTCTACACCTTGCACGCCATCGGCGCGCTGGTGATGGACTCGGTGGCCTATCGAAACGTGGTGGTTAACGGCCTGGTGCTGGACGAGAAGGGCGAGAAGATGTCCAAGTCCAAGGGCAACGCCGTGGATCCGTTTGCCACCATCCAGGAGCACGGGGCGGACGTGGTGCGCTGGTACATGATGTCCAACGCGCCGCCGTGGGAGAACCTCAAGTTCAGCGATCGTGGTCTCGGGGAGACCCAGCGCAAGTTCTTCGGCACGCTGGGCAACGTCTACGCCTTCTTCGCCACCTACGCCAACATTGACGGATTTACCGGCGAGGAGCCGGAGGTGCCGGTGGCCGAGCGCCCTGAGATGGATCGCTGGATCCTGAGTCGCCTGGCCACGACCACCATCGAGGTGAACCAGGCGTACGAAGACTACAATCCGACGAAGGCGGCGCGGGCGGTGGAGCGGTTTGTGGACGAGTTGTCGAACTGGTACATCCGTCGGAATCGGCGCCGGTTCTGGAGCGCCAAAACGGGCGATGGGCACAGTGCCTCAAAAACGGCCGCCTACCAGACGGTGGCACGCTGCCTGCTTGACGTGGCCGGCATGATGGCGCCGATTGCGCCCTTCTTCAGCGACTTCCTATACCGCAACCTCGGCGGCAGCGCGGAATCCGTGCATCTGGCTGACTTCCCGGAGGCCCCACAGACCTGGATCGATGCCGATCTGGAGCATCGCATGGATCTGGCGCGCACCATATCGTCCGTAACCCTCAGTCTGCGGAACCAGAGTTCGATCAACGTGCGGCAGCCGTTGGCCGGAATCATGGTGGTGACCGGCGTTGGCGTGGAGGAGGATGTCGTGGAGAGCGTTCGGGAGGTCATTCTCAGCGAAGTCAACGTCAAGGAGATCCGCTACGTGCATGGCGCCAGCGACGTCGTCAGGCGGCAGGCGAAGCCGAACTTCAAGGCCCTTGGCCGGAGGCTGGGGCCGCTCATGAAGCCGGTCGGCGCCGCCATTCGTGGCATGACGAGCGAAGACATCGATGCCTATCTCAGCTCAGGCTCGGTCACGTTTCCGGCCAACGGCGAGGAGGTCACGCTCAGCGGAGAAGACATCGAGATTTTGTCGGAGGGCATTCAGGGCTGGCTGGTGGGTCAGGAGGGTGCCGTGACTGTGGCCCTGGACGTGAATCGCACGCCCGAACTGGTTCGTGAAGGCCTTGCACGTGAGGTTGTGAATCGGGTCCAGAACATGCGCAAACAGGCCGGATATGAGGTCTCCGACCGGGTCCTGATCCAGTATGAAGCCAGCACGGGTTTGGCCGATGCGGTTGCCGCCTTCGCCGATCGGATTCGGAACGAGACATTGGCTGTCGAGTTGGACCGCAGCCTACAGCCGGAGGGCGATCTGGTGGAACGCTTCGACATCGAAGCCGAACACATCACCCTGTCAGTTAACAGAGTTTCGGAATAG